From a single Callithrix jacchus isolate 240 chromosome 5, calJac240_pri, whole genome shotgun sequence genomic region:
- the CCR10 gene encoding C-C chemokine receptor type 10, with amino-acid sequence MVACYTLLGRTVLAARGPERRRALRVVVALVAAFVVLQLPYSLALLLDTADLLAARERSCPASKRKDLALLVTSGLALARCGLNPVLYAFLGLRFRQDLRRLLRGGGCSSRPHPRRSCPRGPRLSSCSAPTETHSLSWDDQGCESRGGGRQANPGRGKGE; translated from the coding sequence ATGGTGGCCTGCTACACGCTCCTGGGCCGCACGGTGCTGGCCGCCAGGGGGCCCGAGCGCCGGCGTGCGCTGCGCGTCGTGGTGGCCCTGGTGGCGGCCTTCGTGGTGCTGCAGCTGCCCTACAGCCTCGCCCTGCTACTGGATACCGCCGATCTACTGGCTGCGCGCGAGCGGAGCTGCCCTGCCAGCAAGCGCAAGGATCTGGCACTGCTGGTGACCAGCGGCTTGGCCCTCGCCCGCTGCGGCCTCAATCCCGTGCTCTACGCCTTCCTGGGCCTGCGCTTCCGTCAGGACCTGCGGAGGCTGCTACGGGGTGGGGGCTGCAGCTCACGGCCTCATCCCCGCCGCAGCTGCCCCCGCGGGCCCCGCCTTTCTTCCTGCTCAGCTCCCACGGAGACCCACAGTCTCTCCTGGGACGACCAGGGCTGCGAATCCAGAGGAGGGGGCAGGCAGGCGAATCCAGGTCGTGGGAAAGGAGAGTAG